In one Ananas comosus cultivar F153 linkage group 12, ASM154086v1, whole genome shotgun sequence genomic region, the following are encoded:
- the LOC109717900 gene encoding uncharacterized protein LOC109717900, with translation MASQSLNTFSPLTSHHLRRKILPFFANSPAVGDRRIEPKKCRFSRRCAVISSAVQESSTAIVTDKEGGEAEAEAESKAATPAAKAVPGKAKKAPAKALPELMEEEVIPALRSTLEAQEDVSQVELSFQDNRLEGSFLKNNIPYCFWAFFPNGVLTGPKGFSLSSYGSVPSTVEPFLIDEKRITARHVVFWVEKRLAAQGILPVWKGEESEEK, from the exons ATGGCTTCTCAATCTCTCAACACATTTAGCCCTCTAACAAGTCATCATCTAAGGAGGAAGATTCTGCCATTCTTTGCGAATTCCCCTGCGGTCGGCGACCGCCGAATTGAACCGAAAAAATGCCGATTTTCGCGTCGCTGCGCCGTCATCTCTTCGGCAGTGCAAGAGTCTTCTACTGCAATTG TGACTGATAAGGAGGGaggagaggcggaggcggaggcggagtcGAAGGCGGCGACTCCGGCGGCGAAAGCGGTGCCGGGGAAGGCGAAAAAGGCTCCTGCAAAAGCACTTCCTGAGCTTATGGAAGAGGAAGTGATTCCTGCATTAAGATCCACTCTTGAAGCCCAAGAGGATGTGTCACAAGTTGAGCTCTCATTTCAGGATAACAGG TTGGAGGGCTCTTTCTTAAAGAACAACATCCCATACTGCTTCTGGGCCTTCTTTCCTAATGGAGTCCTCACAG GTCCAAAGGGCTTCTCATTAAGCTCATATGGCTCAGTGCCAAGCACTGTTGAGCCCTTCCTCATTGATGAGAAAAGGATCACAGCAAGGCATGTTGTTTTCTGGGTGGAGAAGAGATTGGCTGCTCAGGGCATCCTCCCTGTTTGGAAAGGAGAGGAGAGTGAGGAGAAATAA